From the Coregonus clupeaformis isolate EN_2021a unplaced genomic scaffold, ASM2061545v1 scaf0780, whole genome shotgun sequence genome, the window ACAATATAAatatacaaaaaaactaaacttGAATAAGAAACACCCTGGCAACATCAGAGGTGTGTGTGGGATAGTGTGGGAAAGCAGGTTGTGGTGGTGTATGTTgatgtgtgttgtatgtgtgtgtgtgtgtgtatggtgtgtgtgtttgtgtgttgtgtgtgtgtgtgtgtgtgtgtgtgggtgtgtgtgtgtgtgtgtgtgtgtgtgtgtgtgtgtgtgtgtgtgtgtgtgttgtagtgtgtggaggtgtggggtgtgttatgtgtgtgtgatggtggtgtgtgtgtgtatgtgtgtgtgtttgtgggtgtgttggtgtgggtgtgtgtgttgtatgtgtgtgtgtgtggtgtgtgtgtgtgtgtgtgtgtgtgtgttatgcggtgtgtgtgtttgtgtgtgtgggtggtgtgttgtatgtgtgtgtgtggggtgtgtgtgtgtgtgtgtgtagtgttgatagggtgtgtgtgtgtgtgtgtttgtgcaaaagTATAAAGCTGTTGTTTAGTTTTTATGGCCTATTAACAGGGCTTGACCTCAGCTTGACCTCAGCTTGACCTCAGCAAAATATGAAGAGAAAGGTAAGTTTTTAATGTGTGTGTAAGAATGAGTGAGACAAataatacagtgtgtgtgtgtgtgtgtgtgatgtgatgtgtgtgtatgtgggtgtgtgtgtgtgtgtgtagaccaaCATACGCCAGAATAAGACCCCATCTGTGTTTTCAACGTCAAAATTGTAAATAAATGTAGGATTAACTCAAACAGTTAGGTAGGGTTTGTATAGGCATTAACTCAAACATGCTGGTAGGTTATGTTAGCATTAACTAagtagggttaaggtttggataGGATAAAACAAACATGAAAAACAACTTATGCTGGATTTGAACTTCAACTAAAGAGAGAATCAAAATCGAAACCCAACTGAAGGTAACAGCGCCAACCGGTTAGTATAGAGTCTCAGGACATTGATTGTATCAAGggtgactggctggttgactgtaCTGAACAAGTGAGAGGATTCACTACCATATCAAATAGTGAAAATAAGAACAGAATGAATAAATAATCCCCAAGGTGAGCAAGTTAATCATTAATTAtgatgactgacacacacacacaaaacacacacaaaaatataaaggggaaataaattcacattcaaaatcctatttaaaaaaaacaaaaacaaaaaacctaaccctaaccaaaccaaaaaaaacaaaaaaccatCAACAATAAAATCTAACAAACAATTCTAACTAACCCTAAAACCCGCTAGAAACAATATTTgacttgtggggaccaacaaaatgtccccagttggtcaaatttttctTAGTATATAGAATTCCCCATGAGTATAgtaaacaccaaacacacacacacacacacacacacacacacacacacacacacacacacccacacttacTGAGGCGGATCTATAAAAGCCGCCACCCAAtctagaggagggaagaggaagcAGAGACAGAACAGGACTAGTCTCACTCAGCGCAGAACACAGCACTCAAAGATACACAAAATTAGGACATGAACACTCCCATCCTCCCCCCCCTACGTTGGGGTAAGAGGGCTTGTACAATCATTTGCGATTATTGTGTTTAGTTTGGACAGGATGGATAAACGGGTGAGTGGGTTGAGAGAAGAGGACAGATGTTTGTTGAGGGAAGAAGCCTACAGGGAGGACaggcagagagatggagtgagagatctCCATTAGGACGCCAATGGGGCagctggtcttactggggttgaCAGAACAAATAAAAAAGAactttaatacatttaaaaacaagAACATGTAATGTAATACACACTACAAGTAGGACGTGGGGGAGAGGCGCTAGTGCCTTGTTGCTTTGTGTTTGTGCCTTGTTGTTTTAAATTTGCTGACGATagagatgagatagagagagatattaACTATTTCACATCATTATAACACGTACCAAAAATGAATTTGAAATGTGTATATTCCCTTTgaaacttgtgtgagtgtaaggTTTAATGTTATTTTgattgatgagagagagagagctagagagagagagagagagagagagagagagagaaagaagagagagacaggagagaagagagagagagagagagagagagagagagagagagagagagagagagagagagagagagagagagagagagagagagagagagagagagagagagaggagagagagagagagagagagagagagagagagagagagagagagacagagagagagagagagagagagagagagagagagagagagagagagagagagagagagagagagagagagagagagagagagagagagagagaggagagagagagagagagagagagagagagagagagagagagagagagagaggagagagagagagagagagagagagagagagagagagagagagagagagagagagagagagagagagagagagagagagagagagagagagagagagagagagagagagagagagagagagagagagagagagagagagagagagagagagagagagagagagagagagagagagagagagagagagagagagagagagagagagagagagagagagagagagaggagagagagagagagagagagagagagagagagagagagagagagagagagagagggagagagagagagagagagagagagagagagagagagagagagagagagagagagagagagagagagagagagagagagagagggagagaggggagagagagagagagagagagagagagagagagagagagagagagagagagagagagagagagagagagagagagagagagagagagagagagagagagagagagagagagagagagagagagagagagagagagagagagagagagagagagagagagagagagagagagagagagagagagagagagagagagagagagagagagagagagagagagagagagagagagagagagagagagagagagagagagagagagagagagagagagagagagagagacagagacagagagagagagagaggagagagagagagagagagagagagagagagagagagagagagagagagagagagagagagagagagagagagagagagagagagagagagagagagagagagagagagagagagagagagagagacagagagagagagagaaagagaagagacagagacagagacagagagagagagagagagagaagagagagagagagagagagagagagagagagagagagagagagagagagagagagagagacagagagagagagagagagagagagagagagagagagagagagagagagagacagagacagagacagagagagagagagagacagagacagagagagagagagagagagagagagagagagagagagagagagagagagagagagagagagagagagagagagagagagagagagagagagagagagagagagagagagagagagagagagagagagagaggagagagagagagagagagagagagagagagagagagagagagagagagagagagagagagagagagagagagagagagagagagagagagagagagagagagagagagagagagagagagagagagagagagagagagagagaaagatgtttCACAACCTGTTAAGACTGGTCAGAGACCAGCTGTGTGATGTACCATATGCTAATATTATTGAAGTATTGGGTGCTCTAGTCTTCTGTGTGTGGTATTGGGTTGTAGTCTGCACTGCTCTGTGTGTGACCGGTTTGGTCTGCTTGCAGTCTTGATTGATATGTATGATTGGAGTGTTCTGGTTGTACTTTGTAGTACTCTGGTCTGTGCAGTTTAAGACGTGTGTTCTTAGTTGTAGTTTTCAATGCTCTGTGTTTGACTGGTGTGGTCTGTTTGTAGTTTTTCAGTGCTCTGTGTTTGACTGGTGTGATCTGGTTGTAGTTTCAGTGCTCTGTGTTTGACTGGTGTGGTCTGGTTGTAGTTTTCAGTGCTCTGTGTTTGACTGGTGTGGTCTGGTTGTAGTCTTTAGCGCATTAGGTGTCCTGGGATCCGCGGTGACGTTATCGGCAGGGCTGAGCCATGTGACGGGGGCGTTGGCCTCTGGGGAAGGGGAGAGGCTACAGAGCTCTCTGGgcgaagaggatgaggaggaactGGAGCTGGATGAAGATCTGTCGGGAGGTTCACCTACAGATGGCTCACCCCAAGGTAGGACTGTCAGACAACCCCTCACCCCTAACCCCTcacccctaccccctctctccaatctgtctccatctgtctccaTCTGGCCCCATCTGTATCCATATCTCTCCCATCTTTCTCCATCTGTCTCCCATCTGTCTtcatctgtctccatctctctccatctgtttccatctctctcccatcaGTCTCcatctgtctccatctgtcttcatctgtctccatctctctccatctgtttccatctctctcccatctgTCTCCATATGTCTCCATCTATCTCCATATGTCTCCATCTATCTCCATATGTCTCCATCTATCTCCATATGTCTCCATCTATCTCCATCTATCTCCATATGTCTCCATCTATCTCCATATGTCTCCATATGTCTCCATCTATCTCCATCTATCTCCATCTATCTCCATATGTCTCCATCTATCTCCATATGTCTCCATCTATCTCCATCTATCTCCATATGTCTCCATCTATCTCCATATGTCTCCATCTATCTCCATCTATCTCCATATGTCTCCATCTATCTCCATATGTCTCCATCTATCTCCATCTATCTCCATATGTCTCCATCTATCTCCATCTATCTCCATATGTCTCCATCTATCTCCATCTATCTCCATATGTCTCCATCTATCTCCATCTATCTCCATATGTCTCCATCTATCTCCATATGTCTCCATCTATCTCCATCTATCTCCATATGTCTCCATCTATCTCCATCTATCTCCATATGTCTCCATCTATCTCCATATGTCTCCATCTATCTCCATATGTCTCCATCTATCTCCATCTATCTCCATATGTCTCCATCTATCTCCATATGTCTCCATCTATCTCCATATGTCTCCATCTATCTCCATATGTCTCCATCTATCTCCATATGTCTCCATCTATCTCCATATGTCTCCATCTATCTCCATCTATCTCCATATGTCTCCATATGTCTCCATCTATCTCCATATGTCTCCATCTATCTCCATATGTCTCCATCTATCTCCATATGTCTCCATCTTTCTCCATATGTCTCCATATGTTGCCATCTATCTCCATATGTCGCCATCTATCTCTATATGTCTCCATCTATCTCCATATGTCTCCATCTATCTCCATATGTCTCCATCTATCTCCATATGTCTCCATCTATCTCCATATGTCTCCATCTATCTCCATATATCTCCATATGTCTCCATCTATCTCCATATGTCTCCATCTATCTCCATATGTCTCCATCTATCTCCATATGTCTCCATCTATCTCCATCTGTCTCCATCTATCTCCATATGTCTCCATCTATCTCCATATGTCTCCATCTATCTCCATATGTCTCCATCTGTCTCCACCTGtctgtaatactgtaatattaaaGGATAGTAAACCTGTGGTTTCCCAGCAGTGCTGCGTCCCAGTAAAGACCAAAAAAGAAAGAGGAAGAGTCAGAAAGGAAAGAGGAAGAACAGGAACGATAGTAACAATAGCACCACAGCCTTCAATCCTGAACACACATCAGGACACACGCCGGAGTTCACGACCGAGCACCCACACCAGACGTCAGGGCGTGTTACAGAGGACCCttgtagctcctcccaccaggcaTACTGTATCCACGGAAACTGCAAGTACATGGCGGACCTGAgagagccagtgtgtgtgtgagtacaacA encodes:
- the LOC121530705 gene encoding proheparin-binding EGF-like growth factor isoform X1 (The sequence of the model RefSeq protein was modified relative to this genomic sequence to represent the inferred CDS: added 37 bases not found in genome assembly), giving the protein MNTLILSSLLCLVFSALGVLGSAVTLSAGLSHVTGALASGEGERLQSSLGEEDEEELELDEDLSGGSPTDGSPQAVLRPSKDQKRKRKSQKGKRKNRNDSNNSTTAFNPEHTSGHTPEFTTEHPHQTSGRVTEDPCSSSHQAYCIHGNCKYMADLREPVCVCERGYDGERCGILLLPTRNDEEEESSRAEVVQTVLVIIAVVLSSISCLAILLLTCAHYRTHKNFLAAYLGSGSEKEQLQKTTPCDITV
- the LOC121530705 gene encoding proheparin-binding EGF-like growth factor isoform X2 (The sequence of the model RefSeq protein was modified relative to this genomic sequence to represent the inferred CDS: added 37 bases not found in genome assembly) — encoded protein: MNTLILSSLLCLVFSALGVLGSAVTLSAGLSHVTGALASGEGERLQSSLGEEDEEELELDEDLSGGSPTDGSPQVLRPSKDQKRKRKSQKGKRKNRNDSNNSTTAFNPEHTSGHTPEFTTEHPHQTSGRVTEDPCSSSHQAYCIHGNCKYMADLREPVCVCERGYDGERCGILLLPTRNDEEEESSRAEVVQTVLVIIAVVLSSISCLAILLLTCAHYRTHKNFLAAYLGSGSEKEQLQKTTPCDITV